In Aspergillus fumigatus Af293 chromosome 4, whole genome shotgun sequence, one genomic interval encodes:
- a CDS encoding aminoglycoside phosphotransferase family protein translates to MKIFPESSFFKERRAHALPSPADIRAINEGSGNASVTSFNCPPLVMIPWLGLVVKYSADVTIIKAQTQMMLQNRVPVPEVFGWAEDANQIFLYMQFIEGETLIARWGSLDEDERRAICEELRGYLKMIRSLEQDLYIGSLGNRPLNDIFLKNHPDLVGPFLGKNAVKQFHSSCGIEISCKTHVVFTHNDLLPPNIIISPGQSPKVAAIVDWAQAGWYPAYWEYCKAWWVRVNPTHFNDAFQEDWRVKYLPMILDPMDDETYYHPWLYFVLSKGI, encoded by the exons ATGAAGATCTTCCCGgaatccagcttcttcaaggaaaGACGAGCGCATGCACTTCCATCGCCAGCAGATATTCGCGCTATCAACGAAGGGTCCGGTAATGCCTCTGTCACGAGCTTTAACTGTCCACCACTGGTCATGATACCATGGCTTGGCTTGGTCGTGAAGTACAGCGCGGATGTGACAATTATCAAAGCTCAGACTCAAATGATG TTACAAAATCGAGTGCCTGTTCCCGAAGTCTTTGGCTGGGCAGAGGATGCGAATCAGATTTTTCTCTACATGCAGTTCATTGAGGGTGAAACACTAATAGCGAGGTGGGGCAGcttggatgaggatgagagaCGAGCCATTTGCGAGGAACTTCGTGGTTACTTGAAAATGATAAGGTCTTTGGAACAAGACCTCTATATAG GCAGTTTAGGTAATCGGCCGCTAAACGACATATTTCTCAAAAACCATCCAGACCTTGTTGGTCCCTTCCTAGGCAAGAACGCTGTCAAACAGTTTCACAGTTCCTGCGGTATTGAAATAAGCTGCAAGACACACGTTGTTTTTACGCATAACGATCTTCTTCCGCCCAATATCATCATATCCCCAGGGCAGAGCCCGAAAGTGGCCGCGATCGTCGACTGGGCCCAGGCTGGGTGGTATCCTGCATACTGGGAATATTGCAAGGCCTGGTGGGTAAGAGTGAATCCGACTCACTTTAATGATGCCTTCCAAGAAGATTGGCGCGTGAAATATCTGCCAATGATTTTAGATCCGATGGATGACGAGACATACTATCATCCTTGGCTTTATTTCGTCTTGTCGAAAGGTATTTAA